From a single Brassica napus cultivar Da-Ae chromosome C9, Da-Ae, whole genome shotgun sequence genomic region:
- the LOC106372211 gene encoding conserved oligomeric Golgi complex subunit 1, with product MRMSSASAAEHRPSAATLGGGQRDAESLFRAKPMSEIRNVESATRKNIEDKKEELRQLVGTRYRDLIDSADSIVHMKSLCESISANISSIHGNIRSLSSSSSVAEAPTIDNPNSARVNVYGIACRVKYLVDTPENIWGCLDESMFLEAAGRYMRAQHVQQRLVKLEGCGGGEVDQSKLLEKFPLLEHQWQIVESFKAQISQRSHERLLDQGLGLGAYVDALTAVAVVDELDPKGVLELFLDSRRTWVLQKLNACSGDDAGNVVSVFCDVLSVIQVTVGQVGELFLQALTDMPLFYKTILSTPPASQLFGGIPNPEEEVALWKLFRDNLESVMVIFDKTDISKACLSWLRECGGQIVGKVNGKHLIEAIVTGGELGTAEKLIRETMDSKDVLRGSLDWLKSVFGSEVELPWNRIREIVLEDDLNLWDEIFEKAFVERMKSIIDSRFEDLAKAVNVAESVRAFSEITGEKINFQAYLNRPSTGGGVWFIEPNAKKLGLIAGNKTSPEESDFQSCLTAYFGPEVSQMRDAVDQRCQNVLEDLLSFFESEKAGQRLKDLAPYVQNKCYDSVSALLSDVDKELEFLFSAMRKENNDNDAISPAIIIEKSLFMGRLLFALLNHSEHVPLILGSPRLWCRETMTAVSDKLSSLLRQPRYGSNTALTADSPGKQVHTDLRKQSSLAVAALLKAEEKTSPKFEELNKTMRDLCIKAHTLWIQWLSDELSAILLRDLRSDDGLSATTPLRGWEETIVKEEQGESPSELKISLPSLPSLYIISFLCRASEEIHRIGGHVLDKSILQNFALSLLEKIIIIYEDFLSPREANEPQISEKGVLQILLDLRFASDVLSGGDTSPNAEIPKSTMNRSAFRRKQGQQQTKSVSRGRIDGVISYMSQKLDPIDWLTYEPYLWENEKQSYLRHAVLFGFFVQLNRMYTDTAQKLPTNSESNIMPCSTVPRFKYLPISAPALSSRSTNKVSIPVTSNEGSSRNSWNAFTNGDHSQTSELDDDSSFGVASPFLKSFMQAGSRFGSILSDGQVGIFKDRSAAAMSTFGDIIPAQAAGLLSSFTTTRYE from the exons ATGAGAATGTCATCAGCTTCCGCCGCGGAGCACCGGCCTTCCGCCGCGACTCTCGGCGGCGGTCAAAGAGACGCGGAGTCTCTGTTTCGCGCGAAACCGATGTCGGAGATCCGGAACGTGGAGTCGGCGACTAGGAAGAACATCGAGGATAAGAAAGAGGAGCTCCGGCAACTCGTCGGGACTCGGTACCGCGATCTGATCGACTCAGCTGACTCGATCGTGCACATGAAGTCGCTTTGCGAGTCGATCTCGGCGAATATCTCCTCGATCCACGGGAACATTAGATCGCTTTCTTCGTCCTCTTCTGTTGCGGAAGCTCCCACGATTGATAACCCTAACTCGGCCCGAGTCAATGTGTACGGGATCGCTTGTCGTGTTAAGTACCTGGTGGACACGCCGGAGAATATATGGGGATGCCTCGACGAATCGATGTTTCTAGAAGCTGCGGGGAGGTACATGCGTGCTCAGCACGTGCAGCAGAGGTTGGTTAAGTTGGAGGGATGTGGCGGCGGTGAGGTGGATCAGAGTAAGCTGTTGGAGAAGTTTCCGCTGCTTGAGCATCAGTGGCAGATAGTGGAGAGTTTCAAGGCTCAGATCTCGCAGAGGAGCCATGAGCGGCTTCTGgatcagggtttagggttgggaGCTTACGTGGACGCGTTAACTGCTGTTGCGGTGGTTGATGAGCTTGATCCGAAGGGAGTGCTTGAGTTGTTTCTCGACTCGAGGAGGACTTGGGTTCTGCAAAAGCTGAATGCTTGTAGTGGTGATGATGCCGGGAATGTAGTTTCTGTGTTTTGTGATGTTTTGAGTGTGATTCAGGTTACTGTGGGACAAGTTGGTGAGCTCTTTTTGCAGGCATTGACTGATATGCCTCTGTTTTATAAGACTATCTTGAGTACCCCTCCAGCTTCTCAACTGTTTGGTGGGATTCCGAATCCGGAAGAGGAGGTTGCGTTGTGGAAATTGTTCAGGGATAATTTGGAATCCGTCATGGTCATTTTTGATAAAACTGACATTTCTAAAGCTTGCCTGAGTTGGTTGAGGGAATGTGGTGGGCAGATTGTTGGTAAGGTTAATGGGAAGCATTTGATTGAAGCTATTGTTACTGGTGGAGAGCTTGGGACAGCGGAGAAGTTGATAAGAGAGACCATGGATAGCAAAGATGTCTTGAGGGGTAGTTTAGATTGGCTTAAGAGTGTTTTTGGGTCTGAGGTAGAGCTGCCTTGGAATAGAATCCGGGAGATTGTTCTGGAAGATGATTTGAACCTATGGGATGAAATATTTGAGAAGGCGTTTGTGGAAAGAATGAAATCCATTATTGACTCCAGATTTGAGGATTTGGCTAAAGCTGTCAATGTGGCTGAATCGGTTCGTGCTTTTAGCGAGATCACTGGTGAGAAGATCAACTTCCAAGCATACTTAAACAGACCATCTACAGGTGGTGGTGTCTGGTTCATTGAGCCTAACGCAAAGAAACTTGGTCTTATTGCCGGAAATAAAACATCACCTGAAGAAAGTGACTTTCAAAGTTGTCTAACTGCTTACTTTGGTCCTGAAGTTAGCCAAATGAGAGATGCTGTTGATCAGCGCTGCCAGAATGTATTGGAAGACCTCCTAAGCTTCTTTGAGTCAGAAAAGGCTGGTCAGAGGTTAAAGGATCTGGCTCCATACGTGCAGAATAAGTGTTATGACAGTGTCTCAGCTCTTCTTTCAGATGTAGATAAAGAACTCGAGTTTCTCTTTTCTGCCATGAGGAAAGAGAACAATGACAATGACGCAATATCACCTGCTATCATAATTGAGAAATCTCTTTTTATGGGACGCCTTTTGTTTGCATTGCTGAACCACTCTGAACACGTTCCCTTGATTCttggttctccaagattgtGGTGTAGAGAAACTATGACTGCAGTTTCTGATAAGTTGTCATCCTTGTTGAGGCAACCAAGATATGGCTCGAATACTGCACTCACTGCTGACAGCCCTGGAAAGCAGGTGCACACCGATCTTAGGAAGCAGAGTTCATTAGCTGTTGCCGCACTACTCAAGGCAGAAGAGAAGACAAGTCCGAAATTTGAAGAGCTTAATAAAACTATGCGAGATCTGTGCATTAAAGCTCATACTTTGTGGATCCAGTGGCTATCGGATGAGCTTTCAGCTATTCTCTTGCGTGATCTTAGGAGTGATGATGGATTATCTGCTACAACTCCTTTAAGG GGTTGGGAAGAGACAATAGTTAAGGAAGAGCAGGGCGAGAGTCCATCTGAGCTGAAGATATCACTTCCGTCCTTACCTTCGCTCTATATTATCTCTTTTCTGTGTCGGGCATCAGAAGAAATTCACCGAATTGGAGGCCACGTTCTGGAtaagtcaattttgcaaaattTTGCTTTAAGCTTGTTGGAGAAG ATCATCATTATTTATGAGGATTTCTTATCTCCTAGGGAGGCCAACGAACCCCAGATTTCAGAGAAAGGAGTCTTACAGATTTTGCTGGATTTGAGATTTGCATCGGACGTTCTTTCTGGGGGTGATACAAGCCCCAATGCGGAGATACCAAAGAGTACAATGAACAGATCAGCTTTCAGGCGAAAGCAGGGACAACAGCAAACAAAGTCAGTCAGTAGAGGTCGCATTGATGGAGTGATATCCTATATGTCCCAAAAGTTGGATCCCATAGACTGGCTCAC GTATGAGCCGTATCTATGGGAGAACGAAAAGCAGTCATACCTACGCCACGCTGTACTCTTTGGATTCTTTGTGCAACTAAACCGAATGTACACAGATACTGCGCAGAAGCTACCAACTAATTCAGAGTCAAATATCATGCCATGCTCCACAGTTCCCCGCTTCAAATACCTTCCCATAAG CGCTCCTGCTCTGTCCTCTAGAAGTACAAACAAGGTCTCGATCCCAGTTACATCAAATGAAGGTTCGTCAAGAAACTCATGGAATGCATTTACAAATGGCGATCATTCTCAAACGAGTGAGTTAGACGATGACTCCAGCTTCGGTGTGGCTTCCCCGTTCTTAAAGTCCTTCATGCAG GCTGGTAGTAGATTTGGATCAATACTAAGTGACGGACAAGTGGGAATATTCAAGGATAGATCAGCAGCCGCTATGTCAACATTTGGGGATATAATACCGGCTCAAGCAGCCGGTTTACTCTCTTCTTTCACAACCACCAGGTAcgagtga